In Alosa sapidissima isolate fAloSap1 chromosome 5, fAloSap1.pri, whole genome shotgun sequence, the genomic stretch agtTTTACTCATTCAGTGTTTACTCATTTCTTTCAGTGTTCAGGATTTATTATATCCAAATGCAGATCATTTGTTTTGGATATGCATTTTACTGTAAATATTATTGATATGAATATGTACACTTGTACTCATGCATCAGAAGAATGCACCTTCTATATACAGTCTGTTATGGAATGTTTATGTATGGATATTATTGTGAATATAAAGCACCCTTGCCAAGGCTCAACGTGAACTTTTAAAAGTGGTTAAAAGTGGTTGCCAGGTTGGCAATCAGAATGAGGTTTTGGTTGCCAAAGCCAACCACATCTGGTTGCCACTTGTAAAAACCAGCCCTGACCTTGCCATATTGTACAgtataatctatctatctaaacctAAACCTAAATCTCTTTCTGTTTACAGGTTAAAGCTAATGACTCTGACCTTGGCCCTAATGGGGAGATTGAGTACACTCTTCACCAGGCTACTGACCCTGTCCCCAAACTCTTGAGGATCGACCGTTCCACTGGTATTATCTCTGTGAAAGGGGCACTGGATCGTGAAGAGATCAACAGTTTAAAGTTTTATGTGGTTGCACGGGATAAAGGACCAACACCCAAGTCGTCCAAAACTTTTGTTGAGATCGAAGTGACAGACCAGAACGACAATGCCCCTGCTGTGGAGATCCGTGGAATTGGCCTGGTCACTCACAGTGAAGGAGTCGCAAATATATCCGAGGACATGCCAGTGGGGACAGCAGTTGCCTTAGTCCAAGTCTCAGATCAGGATGAAGAGGAGAATGCAGTAGTGACTTGTGTGGTTGCAGGGGATGTCCCATTCCAGCTGCGCTTAGCAAGTGACTCTGCCGCCGAGCACAAAAAAAAGTATTTCCTGCAGACCACGACCCCGCTTGACTACGAGGACATTCGAGAATATAGGGTCCAGATTGTCGCTGTGGACTCAGGTAACCCTGCACTGTCCAGCACGAACTCGCTGAAGGTGCAAGTGACAGATATCAATGACAACTCCCCCATCTTTTCGCCCTCACTCTTCGAAGTTGACTTTAAAGAGGAAAACCAGCCTGGAGAGAAGATTCTAGATGTGGTCGCCAAAGATGCTGACAGCGGCACCAACGCAGAGCTCACTTACAGAATAGTTGCTGAGCCCTCTATAAGCGGTCTCTTCGAAATTGATGCCATCACAGGTACAGTGCGAGCGCGCAGTCCTCTGGACAGAGAGCACAGGGAGAAGTACGAGTTTCAGGTTGTCGCAGCCGACAAAGGCGTGCCCAGTCACAGCGGCACAGCCACGGTCGTGGTTAAGGTACTCGATCGCAATGACAATGAGCCCAAATTCATGTTGAATCGGTACACCTTCTCAGTACTGGAGAACATGCCTCCTCTTAGTCCAGTGGGCATGGTGACCGTTATGGACATGGACAAAGGTGAAAACGCTCAAGTGCACCTCTCAGTTGAGCCAGACGTTGGGAAGTTTATCGTTCAAAATGGCACAGGAACCATATTGTCCAGCATTTCTTTTgatcgagagaaagagagcagctACACATTTCGTCTAAAAGCTGTAGATGGCGGCGATCCTCCTAGGTCATCCTACGTGGGCGTGGTGATCAACGTCCTAGATGAGAATGACAACGCACCGATCGTCATCAAGCCCTCAAACTCGTCCTTCAGGCGCCTGTCCCCATTAGCCGCCCCAGACAGTCGCGTGGAGGTCGTCGAGGCTGAGGATATGGACACTGGACCCAATGCAGAGCTCGTGTACAGCATCACTGGGGGCAACCCTCACGAACTCTTCCGCATATCCCCATCCGACGGTGAGATTACGCTGGCCAAGGAACTGACCCGTAAACACAGCGGCCTGCACCGCCTCGTGGTCCGAGTGAGTGACCGGGGAAAACCGACTCGTCACACCACTGCCCTCGTGCACATCTACGTCAACGAAACCATTGCAAACGTCAGCCTGGTGGAGGCGCTTGTCGGACACAGCCTCTACACCCCGCTAGACATGGACATTGCCGGTGACCCTGACTTTGACCCCGCTCATAGAAGTAATATCCTTTATGGGAGTCTGGCTGGTGTGGCCGGAGTCATCCTAgtgatagtggtggtggtgttcatCCGTCACCGCATTCAGAGGGAGACCAAGAGTGGCTACCAGCCCGGCAAAAAGGAGACCAAGGACCTCTACACTCCCAAGCAGGGACCCAAGAGCAGCAAAGGCAAGAAGGGGAGGAAAGGGAAGCCGCCAAAGTCCCCCAAGCCCCtcggggaagaggaagaggtcaGTCTCCAGAAAAGCCTCAAGTTCAACCTGGACGGTGTCAGCGATAGCCCCAGGATACACCTCCCTCTGACATACCCCCCTGGCAGCCCCGACCTGGGTCGTCATTACCGCTCCAACTCGCCACTTCCCTCCATTCAGCTCCAGGCTCAATCGCCATCAGCCTCCCAGAAGCACCAAGCTGTGCAGGAGCTCCCAGCCACCAACACCTTTGTGGGAACGGGCGGAGATGACAACTCCACTGGTTCGGATCAGTACTCGGATTACAGCTACAAGGCCAACCAAGCCAAGTACAGCGCCAAAACAGTgagcattttgttttgtttttttacagtgatgCAGAACTATCTTGATGAAAGGTGATTTCTTCTTAGTTTTGAAAATTGTTGTAGTTTTGTTGGTTAGGTTGCCCATGTGGGTCACTGAGGATTCTAGACTTGGTAAGCGTCTTAGAAAAAGAATTCTCTTAAACAAGAAGAGGTCTGTTTTTTGTGACGAGTGTGTGATATGCATATTAAGTTGATTTTCTGTGAGGCTTTACAGAATAATTATTGTTGGGTTGAAGTTCAGGCATGTGCACCTTTGTGGTTTTTTTTTAGCGGAATACAAGTGTCATGGAGATCCAAAGCACACATTTATATATAGACAGTAGAAGCAGTATGTTTGTTATTTGGGAGCTATGCTTGTAGTCTGGGTACTCTGTAGACAATTTTGTCTCGCCGCATAAAATTCGCAGCTTGTTAGGCATTTGTTTGTGTCCTTTATgaccattattattttttttcttcgaCATTCCTAGATAAGCCCCCCTTTTATCTTAGCTTATTTGGTCTGGTCAGCTGGCCTGCAGAGGTTAAGTAGAGAGGAAAATGTGCATATCTGCCAGTTCTCACATTGTCCCTGTGGCTTCATTAATCTGCCTGGAGCATGGGGAGGGGTGGCTCTTGCCAAAGTTACTCACACAAAATCTTTTATCTGACCTCTGGCCATCCCCACAGGTTCCATcccacttttttcccccctcaacAACTGCTTTTGAATTAATAAGGATTATAAACGAGCTGAATGATGGCCCGTAGCTGTGAGAGAGGCCCTTTGTTCTTATGAAGAGGCTCTGACCGCAGGCTTTGTGACATGATCTGGAGTCGTGCACATTACTCTGCATTTAAGGACCGCCTCAAGTGGATAGTCAGTACTGGCTATGGAGATAAAGTAATCGCTTCtgcctcttttcttttctttgcaagtgtgcatttgcatatgggtctcatatgtgtgtgtatgtttattgcTATGTATTAGAGAAaacaattatgtgtgtgtgtgtgtgtgtgtggtgtatgtgtgtctgtatgtgtgtgtgtgtgtgtgtgtgtgtgtgtgtgtgtgtgtgtgtgtgtgtgtgtgtgtggtgcatgtgtggtgtatgtgtggtgtgtgtgtgtgtgtgcgtgtgtgtgcgtgtgtgtgtgcgtgtgtgtgtgcgtgggcgcGCATGTACATGTGCGCAACATTCTGTGTCATGTTCTTCCCCTAAATTGGAGTGAAATTAATTGTTGGTTTAGTGATGCCGAGACGGCATGCAGACGCCATCAGCTCGGAGGCAGTGAGCTACCAGTCAGCAGTTTGGTAATTTCAACAGATGTTGGATGACAGTTGGGGCGACTGCAAGCCCTCTGGACTCACTCAGTGGAGAGAACGCTCACCCACAGTAGCTCTGTCTCGGTGATGGACAGCATATGGCATGGAAGTGACAATAGACTGGAGACATGcagtgtgtttggtgttttttgagtgtgtgtgtgtgtgtgtgtgtgtgtgtgtgtgtgtgtgtctgtgctggggTTTACTTGTCAAATGTCCTCATCGGGCTTATGAGTTTATGCATATTATGCTCATTttccttcccccccccctctctctttcacacacacactccctctcttcttcccccaTTACAGTGCTAGTGTGTCATCAGGTGACTGTGCACCTGTGACTGCACCGAGCTACCTCTCCTTAGCCGTCAGCGTCTGACTGGCGTCAGCCTGACAGCCGCTGTAAAAACACAGGCAGATGTTAACTCATGTGACACGTCGCGGCAGATGTTAACTTGtgcggggcgggggggggatCCCTCCCCACATCAGGCGGAACAGATTGaccaaaataaataatgaagTCTTTTGCCAAGCCAAATGTGAATGCAGCACACTAGAGTGATTGTTATACGGGCAACAATGACTCATTGTGTTCAAGCGAGCGTGGCGTGCAGGTGAAGCAGTGTCCAGTCAACTGCAGATCGGCATTTTCCCTTCCAGCTCCCTGTCCATGCAAATCTAGTGGCCTGCTTTGCCAGTGCCTTGTCATCCCAGCTTCATAGGCCTGGCAGGACGCACTGCTTCTCTTCTTTTCCGTTTGCCCTTTTTTTTCAGTCCCGGCTCTTCAGAATCGTATTAAAGAGGACTTGTGTATCAGTCACAGTTGCAACAAAGGTTACATAAACTGTGAGTGCTCAATTTAGAGCACCATGGATTGGTTCCAGAGAGAGCCCTCTTtgtgaccttgtgtgtgtgtgtgtgtgtgtttgtgtttgtgagagagagagacagagagatagagagagagagagggagagagttagtGTGTCGTCGTTTGTTTGAGTGTACATATCAGCGAGCCAAAAGAAAGGGTTTTCCCAACGCGCCCCTTTGCCATCCAAATGTCTCGGATAATGTGACCGAGAGTTTCCGAGGGTAGCGCACCGCGCCGCACCggctctctatccctctccttGTGGCCAGTGTTGATAATTAGCCCGATGGTGGCAAAGATCTAACACCTTCGCTCACATCGTATTTTAATGATGCGTCCCACCTCCTTAtagaggaagaaaaaagagaaagcaaAACCTTGCATCACAGTCCAAGGCAGACATTAGCACACAGAAGGAGATCAGAAGCGGAGACCTTCCCAGTTATTTTTAAGTGGGCGTGATGAGGGCCTGTGAAGCCGTAAATCTGTACTTAAATTAAATCCGCACAATTAAAATGCCTTATTAGTCAGAGATAGCAGAGGCTTGTCCCCACCGCTATCGCCTTCGCCACTGTATAGCCCTCCACACATAGCCTCACATCCCAgcacctccccaccccaccaccacccaccaccccaAGGGCTCTGTGGAcctcctcttcatcactctcCGAGGCCGTAGATTTCGGAGAAAGTGTGTGACAGGGGATTTTAGGCCTCTGGCTTAATGAGAGGGACCCCAATGGCTTAACCTGCTTTACACAGAGTGATCAGTGttcgtgcgcgcacacacacacacacacacacacacagcaggctcaTTGTAAATATCACCCACTTAGAGGGCACATGGGTGAAGGAGAGGATAAGAAGAGTTCAGAAAGAAATGAAAGACAAAGAACGTCACCAGCATATAATGAAGCCTTAGAACTGGAGAACACCCATTGTAGCCCTTCCCTAAtctttttgtgtgcatgtgtgtgtacttgttgtGTCCCTGAgagtgtatgcatttgtgtacCTTAGCGTGTTTTGTTCCATCTCTCTGCCATGATGTTCATCACTTGtttctcatgttctctctctttctctctctctctctctctctctctctctttttgtagTGAGTAGACAGCATGCGATCGGAACACATTTGTTGTCAGCGCCGGTGCATTTCTGTGGTGCGGCCTCACTttgtcttccctcctctcccgcGCTCCTGAGTAGATTATGCTCTCCTGCATGTCAACTCCAATGCCAGTGCGAGTCACTCAgttgtgcacacacagaaatagagagagagagagagagagagagagagaaagagaaggctgAAGCTGTACAATTTTATGTATAGTACCTTTGCTACCCCCTTCAATATACtacttctctctatccctttctctctgcctctctctcgcttggTCTCTTTCTTTCGCTCTTTTCCTCACTCTTGTTTTGTCACAGTACCCCTCTTTCTCGCTCATTTACAAAAACCCCTCTTGAAACGAAGACACAAAATGAACAGCGCAGGGACAGGAAGAGGAAAAGAGTTCCTCCCAAATCGTTAGAATGTATCCGTCACGCTCGGGAACCTTTGAACATCTGCTATCCCCAGGAACCTTTGCTCTCTTCCAGTCGTTCCAGCGCCAACAGGCTGCTCGCGACAACACTTCTGCCACCCTCCTGGTTCCCTCCCTTTCCCGCcatcatgtgcacacacacacacacacacacacacacacacacacacacacacacacacactctcatgagcacacacaaacacacatacacacacacactctctctcatgaacacacacacacacacacacacacacacactctcatgagcacacacaaacacacatacacacacacacacacacactctctctctcatgagcacacacacacacacacacacacacacacacacacacagttatacactGCATAATATTTTCACACTCTGGCTCATTAAAGTACAGCGCCAGCAGCTCTGGCTCATCTCAGTGGAGGGCCTCTCGTAGCCAGGTGTGCTGTGAGGTTCACGCGTGCCAGCGAAGCCTCTGCATCATTGGCACAAATTTCAGAGATCGAGACCCCACtttccaccactctctctcacacacacacacacacacacacacacacacacacacacacacacacacacacacacacacacacacacacaaaatgacacCCTGAAGGAAAGCAAGCAATTATAAACAAATACACCAATATAATACACCTCTCATGATTTCCTAGTCTTATCGAAATTAGCCTGGTAATGAGAAATCTCAACCCACCTCAAGGTACCGACGCTCCCCCGCTGGTTTGATCTTGTCAA encodes the following:
- the pcdh1a gene encoding protocadherin-1, encoding MKENTGLAFQRRELASDKKSSPKARVWLYKASMEFPLRALLLWVLLLDPRGMALVGGVLYRVPEEQPPSTLIGSLASDQGLPDSGHLYKLEVGSPYLRVDGKTGDIFTTEIPIDREDLKNCRNKGKACFLEFEVSVTDLIQNQSPRLIEGRIEVLDINDNTPQFPSPVLTLSIPENTQSGALFPIPLATDRDTEKNGVSDYKLSAESESSSLFSLQVAEDRGEKLPQLIVLGSLDREQKDSYDLSIKVLDGGSPQRQSSALLRVVVTDANDNAPRFEKSLYEAKVAENSPIGHSVLQVKANDSDLGPNGEIEYTLHQATDPVPKLLRIDRSTGIISVKGALDREEINSLKFYVVARDKGPTPKSSKTFVEIEVTDQNDNAPAVEIRGIGLVTHSEGVANISEDMPVGTAVALVQVSDQDEEENAVVTCVVAGDVPFQLRLASDSAAEHKKKYFLQTTTPLDYEDIREYRVQIVAVDSGNPALSSTNSLKVQVTDINDNSPIFSPSLFEVDFKEENQPGEKILDVVAKDADSGTNAELTYRIVAEPSISGLFEIDAITGTVRARSPLDREHREKYEFQVVAADKGVPSHSGTATVVVKVLDRNDNEPKFMLNRYTFSVLENMPPLSPVGMVTVMDMDKGENAQVHLSVEPDVGKFIVQNGTGTILSSISFDREKESSYTFRLKAVDGGDPPRSSYVGVVINVLDENDNAPIVIKPSNSSFRRLSPLAAPDSRVEVVEAEDMDTGPNAELVYSITGGNPHELFRISPSDGEITLAKELTRKHSGLHRLVVRVSDRGKPTRHTTALVHIYVNETIANVSLVEALVGHSLYTPLDMDIAGDPDFDPAHRSNILYGSLAGVAGVILVIVVVVFIRHRIQRETKSGYQPGKKETKDLYTPKQGPKSSKGKKGRKGKPPKSPKPLGEEEEVSLQKSLKFNLDGVSDSPRIHLPLTYPPGSPDLGRHYRSNSPLPSIQLQAQSPSASQKHQAVQELPATNTFVGTGGDDNSTGSDQYSDYSYKANQAKYSAKTLPHRRVTFSTTNPVQDLQDSSQQSYYDSGLEESETPSSKSSSGPRIGPLALPEDHYERTTPDGSIGEMEHPENDIRSLPDVAMTGNCTQECSELGHSDACWMPGQPSPIRKTRNPPKLSTFVPYQERGSLGRLANGSARLASGGGGGGGVEEPRPRIPPSRSAYSSGVGVGGHAPSQDCPLEEVPLSVASDYPPTSPPSSHTSKREIYL